A stretch of the Thunnus thynnus chromosome 7, fThuThy2.1, whole genome shotgun sequence genome encodes the following:
- the sebox gene encoding homeobox protein SEBOX: protein MALFMDADFSLLKQTQQKDMMDFKALFGEQDPCKEVRSESAVSSPEPDRAAGLMEGQRKRKRTIFSRAQLSELEQAFAVTPYPDITLRERLAAHTHLPESKIQVWFQNRRARSIKTGRLPKSTKHVLGGRVLAEPTPGPVASAFPAPTTLADIFRPEHNHPCEDVPQIYSDWIQIYSNQPPSSSALHQQPTLGSPKLPESRLWEEEHHQRQHLGSALPGFLPGSFAQPLTRQPHHSASNRSYQAFRNFKPQSLTPSGAHQGVYGGSAGGGGHASVDQVVPSHPQPMYWEVTQGQGHHHHHHHPQMGPQTSMGYISDLIYNAAIVTNFLEF, encoded by the exons ATGGCTCTGTTCATGGACGCAGACTTCTCTCTACTCAAGCAGACCCAGCAGAAAGACATGATGGATTTTAAGGCGTTATTCGGAGAACAGGATCCCTGCAAAG AGGTGCGCAGTGAAAGCGCCGTGTCCTCCCCGGAGCCGGACCGGGCCGCGGGTCTGATGGAGGGTCAGCGGAAGAGGAAGAGGACCATCTTCAGCCGGGCCCAGCTGTCTGAGCTGGAGCAGGCCTTCGCTGTGACTCCCTACCCAGACATCACGCTGAGGGAGAGGCTGGCCGCTCACACACACCTGCCCGAGAGCAAGATACAG GTGTGGTTCCAAAACCGAAGAGCCAGAAGTATCAAGACTGGGAGACTCCCCAAGTCCACCAAGCATGTCCTAGGAGGCAGAGTGCTTGCGGAGCCCACCCCAGGGCCTGTGGCCTCAGCTTTCCCGGCCCCAACCACCCTGGCAGACATATTCAGGCCAGAGCACAACCACCCCTGTGAGGATGTGCCTCAAATCTACTCCGACTGGATCCAAATCTACAGCAACCAACCTCCATCTTCCTCAGCTCTCCACCAGCAGCCCACACTTGGCTCCCCAAAACTCCCTGAGTCTCGTCTCTGGGAAGAGGAGCACCACCAGCGGCAGCACCTGGGATCAGCTCTCCCAGGTTTCCTCCCCGGCTCATTTGCCCAGCCCCTCACCAGGCAGCCTCATCACTCGGCCTCCAACCGCTCCTACCAGGCCTTCAGGAACTTCAAGCCCCAGAGCCTGACTCCGTCTGGGGCTCATCAGGGTGTGTACGGAGGGAGCGCTGGAGGTGGAGGTCACGCTTCTGTAGACCAGGTGGTCCCTTCTCACCCTCAGCCAATGTACTGGGAGGTAACTCAAGGCCAGggacaccaccaccaccatcatcacccaCAAATGGGACCACAGACCTCCATGGGCTACATCTCAGACCTGATCTACAACGCTGCTATTGTCACCAACTTTCTGGAATTCTGA